The Streptomyces liliiviolaceus sequence CAGGGAGGCGGAAGGGCAGCCGCCGTCCGGGGCGTCACGGTGCGCCGTGGACAGATATCCGGCCACGACCCGCTCCAGCGGAGTGACGCCCTGGTCCGGGCCGTCCTGCACCGTCCGGGCCAGGCTTCCGAGCGAGGCGGCGAAGGAGGCCCCGCACACCTCCACGACCAGGTCGTCCTTGGAGGCGAAGTGGTTGTAGAAGCCGCCGTGGGTGAGTCCGGCTTCCTTCATCAGCTCGGCGATGCCGACCGCGTCGATGCCCTGCGAGCGGAACATGCGGCCCGCCGCTTCGAGGATGTTCTGCCGGTTGCGGGCCTTGTCCTCCTTGGTGATCCGCGGCATGGCCGTCCTCTCGCGTCGCTGTCGACTTGACCTTTTCAATGACGCCTCTCATCATAACAAGAGTTTCAATGATGCACATCATCAAAACTCATGGAACGGGAGCGTCATGCGTGCCATCACCTATGACCAGCACGGAGAAGCCGCGCAGGTCCTACGCCTGAGCGAGCAGCCATCCCCTGTCGCGCCCGCGGCCGGACAGGTTCGGGTACGGGTGCTGTCCCGGCCCGTCCACCCCGGCGATCTGGCGGGGGTGCAGGGCTTTCCGGGCGCGTCGCAGCAGCCGTTCGCCACGCCGCGGATTCCCGGCCTGGAGGGCATGGGCGTCGTCGAGACCGTCGGCGAGGGTGTGCGGGACCTGCGGCCCGGTCAGCGGGTCGCGTTCTTCCCGGTGCCCGGCGCGTGGAGCGAACTCGTCACGGCTCCGGCCGATCTGGTGGTGCCGGTACCCGAAGGCGTCAGCGACGACACCGCGGCCCTGATGCTGGTCAACCCGCTCACCCTGCTCATGCTGCTGCGGGCCGTCGAGGACGCCCAGCACGGGCAGGCAGGTCCTGTGGTGCAGACGGCCGCCGGTTCGTCGGTGGGCAGACTGGTCGCCGCGGCAGCGCTCAGGCACGACATCCCGCTGGTCAACCTGGTACGCAGTGCCACGGGTGCGGAAACCTTGCGGCAGCGCTTCCCCACCCTGCCGACCATCTCGACCGCCGACGCGGACTGGCGTTCTCAGGTCCGGGACGCGACCGGCGGCCGGGGCGCCCAGGTCGTACTGGACGCGGTGGGCGGATCACTGACCGGTGAGCTGGCCGGGCTGCTCGACGACGGCGGCACGCTGATCACCTACGGACAACTCGGTTCCGGCAGCACGCCGTTGGAGTCGGTCGCGCTGACAGCGCGGGACCTGACGGTGCGGGGCGTGTCCATCGGCCGGTGGATGACCCGCACACCCGAGGAACGGGCCGAGGACGTCGCCTTCGCCGCCGATCTGGCCGCGTCCGCCCCGGACCTCTTCGAGGTCGCGGCCCGCTACGACCTCGCCGACTTCGCGAAGGCCGTCGACCATGCCCGCCGCCCCGGCAAGAGCGGAACGGTCCTGCTCACCAGCCCTTCATCCTGAACCCCACGAAGGACACCGCCATGAAGATAGGAACCATCGGCTCCGGGACCGTCGCCCAGGCCGTCGCCCGTCATGCCGTGGCCCACGGCCACCAGGTCGTCCTGAGCAACAGCCGCGGCCCCGCCTCGCTGGCCGGTCTCGCCGACGAACTCGGACCGCTCGCCCACGCCGGCACACCGGAGGAGGCCGCCGCGGCGGAGCTCGTACTCCTCGCGGTCGGCTGGCCTCAGATCCCGGACGCGACAGCCGGCCTGCCGGACTTCGGCGGACGCATCGTCATCGACGCCACCAACCAGTTCGCCTCCCTGCCCCCGCACGCGGAGATCGCTGATCTGGGCGAGCTGACCGGCAGCGAACACGTGGCCTCGCTGCTGCCCGGCGCGCGGGTCGTCAAGGCGTTCAACACCCTCTACGGCCAGTACATCGCCGCCGATCCGCGCCACCCGGCCGGACGCCAGGTGCTGTTCCTCGCCGGTGACGACGCCGACGCCAGGACGACCGTCAAGGACCTCACCGCCGAGTTCGGGTTCGCCCCCGTCGATCTCGGCTCCCTGCGCGAGGGCGGACGCCTCATGCAACTCGGCGGCCCGCTCTCCGCGCTCCACGCCCTCAAACAGGACTGATCCGGTCCCCGGCCATCCCTAGTTCTCTTCTTGTCCGCCGCTTGCCACAAGGAAGTCACCCATGACCTCTCAGCCCCTGCTGCAGCCCGTCCGTCTCGGCGCGCTGGAGCTCCCCAACCGCGTCGTCATGGCCCCCATGACCCGCGCCCGCGCCCACAACGCCGAGCTGGCCCCCACCGATCTGCACGCGACCTACTACAGGCAGCGCGCCGGCGCCGGACTGATCGTCACCGAGGGAACCTGGGTCAGCCCGGACGCGATCGGCTACATCAACGTCCCCGGCCTCTACACCGACACCCAGACCGCCGGCTGGGCGAAGGTCACCGAGGCCGTCCACGCGGCGGGCGGGCGGATCGTTTCCCAGCTCGGCCACGTCGGAGCGGCCTCCCACCCCGACCACCTAGACGGCCGCCTGCCCGCCGGACCTTCGGCCGTCAACCCCGGCGAGCAGTCCTACACCGCCTCGGGCCCGAAGGACACCGTCACCCCGCGCGCCTTCACCGCCGCAGAGATCGCCGACACCATCGCCGACTACCGCCAGGCGGCCCAGAACGCCCGCCGCGCCGGTTTCGATGGCGTCGAACTCCACGCCCAGGTCTCCCACTTGATCCCGCAGTTCCTCAACCCCCGTCTCAACCTGCGCACCGACGCCTACGGAGGCAGCGGCGAGAAGCGGGCCCGGTTCCTCCTCGACATCCTCGACGCCGTCGGTGACGTGTGGGGCGGCGACCGCGTCGGCGTGAAGTTGTCCCCGGGCTGGACCAGCGGAGCCGCGTTCACCGGGGACGAGGAGACATTCGCCGAGTACGACCAGCTGCTCAAGAAGCTCAACGACAGCGACCTGGCCTACCTTCACCTCCTGGGCGCCCCCGGCACCATCGAGGAGCGCATCGCCCTCTTCTCCCGCTACCGCGCCCACTATCAGGGCAACATCGTCGCCAACCTCGGCTTCACCCGGGCCCTCGGCAACGAGATCCTGGACCACGGCGTCGTCGACGCGGTGTCCTTCGGTGCCCCCTTCATCGCCAACCCCGACCTGGTCGAGCGCTTCGCGCAGGGCCACCCGCTGGCCGACGACGACCAGGACACCCACTACGCCGGCCGGTCCGAGGGCTACACGGACTACCCCGCTTTCACCGCCGGCTGAGCAAGGAACGGGGCAGAGCGCCGACGCGGCTCATGACGCGCGCTCGCACAGGGCGTCGGCGGCGAGGGCCCGGCGCCCGGCGCGGTCGGAGACCATCGACAGGTACACGGAGGCGGTCCACGTCATGCTGCGGTCGCGCAGGCCGGCTCCCGTCATCGCGTCGAAGTTCTCCGCCATGCCGGCTCCCGCGCAGGTCGCCATGAACCGGGCCTCGATGTCGTCGGCCAGGTCGGGCCGGCCGCTGCGGCGCAGTCCGTCGGCGAGCAGCATCGTCGAAGGGGCCCAGATGGGGCCGCGCCAGTAGCCGTCGGCCTCGTAGTGAGGACTGCCCGGCGGCTCGGTGGCGGGCCCGTGGGGAGTGAGGTAGCCGCCGTCGAGGAGGCGGCGCACGGTCGTGTCGCGTACGGCCGTCGGCAGGAGTTCGCCGAGGATCAGCGGCATGAAGGTGAGCAGACTCCGCGAGTCGATCACTTCGCCGGTCAGGGTGTCCCGTGCGACGAAGCGCTCCCCGGTCCAGAACCGGTCGCACAGCGTCCGCACGGTCGCGCCGGCCCGTCGCGTCCACGCCGCCGCCTCGTCGGGGCGGTCGGTGCGGCGGGCGATCAGCGCGAGCGTCTGCATCTGCAGGGCGAGGTGGGCGAGCAGGTCCGGGCTCTGTACGGGCACACCGACGCCGAAGGTCGTGGCGTTGTCCCATCCTGAGTCGTTGCCGTGGTTGTAGGACGGGATGCCGTCGTCGCCGTACACACGATGTGCGAACCACCACTCGGTCCACCGGCGCAGCGGTTCGTACAGTGCCGCTGTCGCCTCCTCGGTGAGGCCGCCGCGGTCCATGAGGTGGGCGATGGACCAGCCGTGGATCGGTGGTTTGACGAAGTTGCGTTCGACACCGGCGTCGTTGACGTAGTCGGGAAGGCAGCCGTGCTCGTCCTGGTGGTCGAAGACGGCGAAGAGCTGGTCGGCCGCCGCCCTCGGGTCCCGCCACAGGGCCATGGCGTTGAAGCAGTGGTCCCAGCTCCACACGTTGGTCATGCGGTTCTTCGACATGAGCATGGACTCGCGTCGCAGTGCGCCGCCCGGCGGCACGATGGCCGCCCAGGTGACGAACGCGGCCAGCCGGACGGTGTCGCCCATCACCGGGTCGTCGCGTTCGGCGCCGCCGTGCGTGCGGCACCATGCGTCGAAGTCGGCCTGGGCAACGGCGGCGAGGGCGTCCGGGTCGTCGAGGGGGCCGGTGGGCACGGCGCTGCCGTATTCGTCGACGACGATCGTCGCCGTGCCGTCGGGCGCGGCGATCCTCAGCCGGGCCTCCGAGTTGCGGACGCCGTCCCAGCGGGCTTCGAACCGGGCCCGGCCGCCGATGACCCGGATGCGGTAGTTGCGGTTGGCGCCGCTGTCGATGAACCGCCAGGTGTCCTCGTTCTCCTGGAAGACGGCGTCGTACTGCGAGGTGGCCCGGAAGTCGAGGGTGAGGGAGCCCTCCCGGACACGGAGACACGCCCGGCCCGGTCCGTCGAGGACCGCTTCGACCCGGGTGGTGCCGTGC is a genomic window containing:
- a CDS encoding TetR/AcrR family transcriptional regulator, whose amino-acid sequence is MPRITKEDKARNRQNILEAAGRMFRSQGIDAVGIAELMKEAGLTHGGFYNHFASKDDLVVEVCGASFAASLGSLARTVQDGPDQGVTPLERVVAGYLSTAHRDAPDGGCPSASLVTDAGRHSEGVQSAYAEGVEGYLTGFAAEFVREAEEQGHQLDPGEARHRAMRLLSEMVGAMMLARAVRHVEPELSDEILRTGRGHALD
- a CDS encoding alcohol dehydrogenase catalytic domain-containing protein; this translates as MRAITYDQHGEAAQVLRLSEQPSPVAPAAGQVRVRVLSRPVHPGDLAGVQGFPGASQQPFATPRIPGLEGMGVVETVGEGVRDLRPGQRVAFFPVPGAWSELVTAPADLVVPVPEGVSDDTAALMLVNPLTLLMLLRAVEDAQHGQAGPVVQTAAGSSVGRLVAAAALRHDIPLVNLVRSATGAETLRQRFPTLPTISTADADWRSQVRDATGGRGAQVVLDAVGGSLTGELAGLLDDGGTLITYGQLGSGSTPLESVALTARDLTVRGVSIGRWMTRTPEERAEDVAFAADLAASAPDLFEVAARYDLADFAKAVDHARRPGKSGTVLLTSPSS
- a CDS encoding NADPH-dependent F420 reductase, whose amino-acid sequence is MKIGTIGSGTVAQAVARHAVAHGHQVVLSNSRGPASLAGLADELGPLAHAGTPEEAAAAELVLLAVGWPQIPDATAGLPDFGGRIVIDATNQFASLPPHAEIADLGELTGSEHVASLLPGARVVKAFNTLYGQYIAADPRHPAGRQVLFLAGDDADARTTVKDLTAEFGFAPVDLGSLREGGRLMQLGGPLSALHALKQD
- a CDS encoding alkene reductase, with amino-acid sequence MTSQPLLQPVRLGALELPNRVVMAPMTRARAHNAELAPTDLHATYYRQRAGAGLIVTEGTWVSPDAIGYINVPGLYTDTQTAGWAKVTEAVHAAGGRIVSQLGHVGAASHPDHLDGRLPAGPSAVNPGEQSYTASGPKDTVTPRAFTAAEIADTIADYRQAAQNARRAGFDGVELHAQVSHLIPQFLNPRLNLRTDAYGGSGEKRARFLLDILDAVGDVWGGDRVGVKLSPGWTSGAAFTGDEETFAEYDQLLKKLNDSDLAYLHLLGAPGTIEERIALFSRYRAHYQGNIVANLGFTRALGNEILDHGVVDAVSFGAPFIANPDLVERFAQGHPLADDDQDTHYAGRSEGYTDYPAFTAG
- a CDS encoding amylo-alpha-1,6-glucosidase — translated: MSAPRLLDIDLGTTPFSRRGSYFAVSRVTDQQDGGVYLRTVRGDARHREIVRLLLDGGTEAQSRTTAGKLTLRHGTTRVEAVLDGPGRACLRVREGSLTLDFRATSQYDAVFQENEDTWRFIDSGANRNYRIRVIGGRARFEARWDGVRNSEARLRIAAPDGTATIVVDEYGSAVPTGPLDDPDALAAVAQADFDAWCRTHGGAERDDPVMGDTVRLAAFVTWAAIVPPGGALRRESMLMSKNRMTNVWSWDHCFNAMALWRDPRAAADQLFAVFDHQDEHGCLPDYVNDAGVERNFVKPPIHGWSIAHLMDRGGLTEEATAALYEPLRRWTEWWFAHRVYGDDGIPSYNHGNDSGWDNATTFGVGVPVQSPDLLAHLALQMQTLALIARRTDRPDEAAAWTRRAGATVRTLCDRFWTGERFVARDTLTGEVIDSRSLLTFMPLILGELLPTAVRDTTVRRLLDGGYLTPHGPATEPPGSPHYEADGYWRGPIWAPSTMLLADGLRRSGRPDLADDIEARFMATCAGAGMAENFDAMTGAGLRDRSMTWTASVYLSMVSDRAGRRALAADALCERAS